The sequence CTTCTCAACGCCCAAGGGCAAGATGTATTCGCTTGTCCAAGCGATCGCTGGGGAAGAGGCTAACGTTGCCTTCATTTCAGGTGCCATCACGATAACGTTATGGCTTGTGGCTTGCGTTTTTGCTGTCAAAACCGCGAAGACCGAGTGGGCAGCTTCAAAACATCTCATATTCGGACTGGGTATTGGCGCGTTGTTTTTGGCCTTCGGAAAGCTGATGGTTGTGCTCCTGCCCAGTGGCCTTATCTTCGCTCAGCGTCTCGCCCTATGTTTGATGCTCTGGGTGGTCATGCTTGGCTCGTCGATGGCGGCATACACACGCCGGCACATCGTTTTACAAGCGATTCACAAACTGATCCCAGTTCATATGCAACGCCAACATGCAGCGGTTGGGCTCGTTGTTGCATCGATCTTTACGCTCTTTCTGGCACTGGTTGGCTGGGACTACGCAATGATCAACTTTGAGCAGTGGGTCAACGCCGACATGAAGGCCGGCAAG is a genomic window of Deltaproteobacteria bacterium containing:
- a CDS encoding TRAP transporter small permease subunit, whose protein sequence is MFVAEPLGDGISKKHLSTEFVRSGFIAKLDKNIYQGERLFVTIATIIMIFSVFLGIVWNFFSTPKGKMYSLVQAIAGEEANVAFISGAITITLWLVACVFAVKTAKTEWAASKHLIFGLGIGALFLAFGKLMVVLLPSGLIFAQRLALCLMLWVVMLGSSMAAYTRRHIVLQAIHKLIPVHMQRQHAAVGLVVASIFTLFLALVGWDYAMINFEQWVNADMKAGKFESIPIPYWAITIAIPVGFGLTLARFVGHAIFILKGVMEPVPTEEELKAARGEIGADADFDEFSRLVEEEETEKNQLESLAWTAATGVSKKDE